The Anopheles gambiae chromosome 2, idAnoGambNW_F1_1, whole genome shotgun sequence genomic sequence gtatccacacacacacacacacacacacacacacacacacacacacacacacacacacacacacacacacacacacacacacacacacacacacacacacacacacacacacacacacacacacacacacacacacacacacacacacacacacacacacacacacacacacacacacacacacacacacacacacacacacacacacacacacacacacacacacacacacacacacacacacacacacacacacacacacacacacacacacacacacaaacacacacacaaacacaacacacacacacacacacacacacacacacacacacacacacacacacacacacacacacacacacacacacacaaacacacacacaaacacacacacacacacacacacacacacacacacacacacacaaacacacacacacacacacacacacacacacacacacacacacacaaacacacacacacacacacacacacacacacacacgctggccagcgcagattttggcccgatccccgcgctttcgtgggtgcgtgctggcgtgcgcgctttcatgcgtGCGTgttcgcgtgcgcgcgtacgtgcatgtgtgcgtgcgggcgtgcgtgctcgcgcgcgcgctttcgtgggtgcgtgctggcgtgcgcgcgttcatacatgtgtgcgtgcgtgtgtgtgtgagtttgagcgcgcgtgtgtttgtgtgtgtgtgcgtgcgtttggaaacacCAAACTTAtatgattctgatgcgtacattttcttccgctgcggctacaaaataccacgcattttcgatctcgctacctgagagacaacacaaccattggcattgacatctttgcgatcggctctgctgttgggggtattaaaaaaaacatgtgatctaagcaaacgtgcgtgtgatatattgcacatttgtttctaattcagctagcggacgcaagtggaaacaacattttgaattgaatccatacaaaagaggatcctggatttgttttttacggtgcgcgtatggtgctgcacctgtccgtccagaagctggtggcttgttggttttgagtcggtatcatgacgccgtgcgaccggcactgccttggaatcggttcggatcggtaggttcatgttttggtcgagtgcattccgtgcatttgtcgcgtcacagcggtagcccggcagcaacaaagtcaagacaaactcttacccgggtgtggactgcaaCGCTAAAttctttttattaatattatcatcattattgGCGTAcaagccaacgcgatcatgccggccttttcaggacttgagtaccacgtagccggatagtcacctcttgctacggcggaggtgcgttagaacccacgacgggcatgcagatgtgcggaataaTGGCGTTGCCGCGcgaccgctcctatccagcgggtaACTTGCattctgccacactgtctcctgctcgatgcatacgctgcaggcagggggaaggatgcacctccacagtaaaaaaaacaccgtcatgaaccagcggcgaatctaacggtaggcggactaggcggtcgccgatgatctctagtctgtagtatgccgtatgtctacaattggacagagtattagcgataagggcccccggaaagatggtcgttggggctccgtggttggagaaccatttgcacctccccttcccccatggcgactacaattttagggcctgtgaccgatgatcgtaggggtcccatgggcacccccccctcccccccatccgccggcaatttaagtataccgttcaatcttccaacagctgtgtgccagtaccccctcctcccggtcatcagttaccattgacaggggcctcaattcgtctttccgcctttcatgaacaccttcctttctttgaccgatggatcataacattccggaagaaaacacatttggcgaaagtgttgcacacacacgcacgctcacaccCACGCGCAGATGGCTCAGGATATCTATGTAATGtacagcatacgaaagcaaaagcttagggtaacaaagttatgcttaatgcttaacacgttcagcacgaTGACATGTCCCAGGGACtaccagtgaactttccaggatgctggtttcacaatcagcttgcgttcttgatgctggtggaacggaaagttgatgaaaatcagcgccgggctgaacgtgtcaatgcgaattagggttcagcgcgttgcacagcaaaccctccagcgtaaactagcgattccttagtcatttttacattgcatcgattaaactcattgcgcttttttggtttgatttgtaaaaatgcaacttcatcgccgcaatgtgtataaacggttttttaagcgccacagcaacttatgagcattgtccacacgcgagaaagagatagcgctatggagggaaaaagcacggacgacggctgacagcgattggccgtctgacgcactaacacatccaaaccttcgacagcgcgctcaaatttgccgttggagagaaaaggaaggcatgataaaattctcagaacgtcATAAcgccttccgtcgctttgcacagcgggTCTGCGCTGCGGCTTTGGTACATTTCTTGcgcaggaaactgctcgaatagCGCAGCGGGGACATGCGTTCTTAGGCTGACTAATCTTATGAATCTTTGTATAgtatgatttttttcctttcataaATTGTAATGCAGAATTTTTTGTGTTGGTAGATTAAGGTAGAAATAAGGCGTTTTCTGCGtgcaaatttaataatttaaacaacacatttaatacattattttttttattaattcattttaGCGCGGCCGTTCCGGACGAGAATTGAAAGGACTAAGAGGAGAATGTGAAATACAGCGAAATCTTAAACATCCAAACATTATTCGTATGTTGGACTCATTCGAAACACACAATGAAATTGTAGTCGTTACTGAATATGCTAAAACAGACTTGCATAGTTTACTACGCGCTGGATCACTAGAAGAGCAAAAAACGCAACGTATCACATTTAATCTCGTATCTGCATTATATTACCTTCATTCACATCGGATACTGCATCGTGATTTAAAACCACAAAACATTCTGTTAGACCGGAAAATGTGTGCAAAATTATGTGATTTCGGATTCGCTCGAAACATGACAATGGGTACCCATGTTCTGACATCAATTAAAGGGACACCTCTTTACATGGCCCCTGAGCTTTTGGAGGCAAAACCGTACGATCATCACGCTGATTTGTGGTCATTAGGATGTATAATCTACGAGATGCTTGCCGGTGAACCACCATTTAGTTCTACTTCGATGATACATTTAGTACGACTTATTCGCAACCAGTACATCAAATGGCCGAGTTATCTAACAAGCAATTGTATTTCATTCATACAAGGTTTGCTTGAGCGTGATCCCATCAAGCGTATGAGCTGGGCTACAATTCTACAACATCCATTCGTAAAAGGTCATATTTTAACTTTAGATGAAAATAATCCTCAATCACCCTTCACGCATTCTCTTACAGCATCGCAATCaagagaaaataataatcaattgACAAATATAATAGAAAGCACTAAGATATGGCAAAATATATCCAATGAGGAAGATTTGACAACCTCTAAAGATAGCATTAAAGTAATACTTCAGAGCGATTTTGAATATCAAGAAACAGATACGGACGACTGTGCCACTAATATACCGTTAGAAAATTGCCTTTTTAGCTCATTATCAAACGCAGCTAATAGAAACGAAACAGTATATGGCAAAAGTGTCTATGATATGACTGCTGACGaacaaaaagtaaagaaaattcAATTGCTGGAAAATCCGAATCTCATTGTTAACTGCTTTAACGATAATTTTCCCATTATAAGACTTCGTCCACCACTACCACTGGCATCAGTTACTGTTCCTAATAGCGACTTTTCGCAACTTCAGACATCAAGAGAATATGTTAAGCAACATGTACGATCACAGGAACTAGGGATGCGAAAATTAAGCCAAAGCATTGACAATTTTTCAATGCGTATTGAATCAGAACTGCAGGCAACTAAGCGTAATTCGATCGCGCTTGGAATGTCCTATATTTCTAtaacaacaaaagaagaagaacaaaaacggattgaaaaaaacacaccaagcCTGCTCCCAGGATGGGACTCTTGCGACGAATCACAAAATCCTCCTATCGAAAACGAAGAATGGCTTGCTTTTTTGCAACGTTCAATACAAGAAGTACTCGACGGAGAGTTAGAATCATTGAAGCAGCAAAATTTTGTATGCATTATTGTAGCTCCGTTACGAAACCGACGAGCAAGTGCAAAAGTCGTAGAAAATGTGGCCCATTTGCTGAGCCTTCCATTAACAATTAATACGCCCCCCACGATTTTGAGAGACATAGTCAATGTTTATGGCGAGCTAAAATTAGTGCCAAATCTTGTATATGCTTCAAAACTTTTATGTAACAAACTATATTATGAAGACAGCTCCACTAGTGAAAGCCAACCTGGTATAAAGCCCAGTAGACAATCGATTTGTTCTATTCGTCAACTTTCTGCATTAGATAACGACGAGATAAAAACCTTAATAGCCGTATATGATCTAATGTGTTATCTTATTCATATGGGAGATATATTTTTGAACCAGTTTTGCGATGCCATTGAAATTCTGGGGGCTAAAGAAttatttgttaatttaattgcCGTAGTGCACGTGAATGAAGCGTACGTTCGATTAGTTTGTTCATTACTAGCTCTTTTGAATTGTGCGCTACGTGAACTTCCAGAAAATGCAGAAATAATTGAGCAAATAATATTTCatgaaaatgtaaattttatgACACTGTTGAAACATGATAATGCTGTACTTCGGTGAGTAAAATTTAGAAAAGTTTGTTATATTGTAGTGAATGTTTTTGTATATGTGTTTTCACAGACTTCGAACCTGCATGCTACTACGCATATTGGCAAGATTCAGCTGCTTAGCTTTACAGAAACGTTGGACAATCGATATCAAACATAACCTGGAAGAACTTATTTTAGATGAAAACGTATATGTTAAAAAGGTAATATGAAATCACTAACAGTCTTTACGTAAGGTATAgttctttaattatttttcatttctcttTTAGGAGGCTATGCTTGCCATTGGTGAATTGAAATATCTTAGTTGTGTCACTACCGAAATATGTTGACTTACCTATATTAAAAGTATGCACTCCTAAAACATTTGTCACCACTATACAGGAAACCCGAGGTACGACTCTGTATGAGAAAGAAAATCTCTGTCTGTGCttcatcgcatgcgattttatcgcacgtgctgtcaaacgctttttcgtatgatattgcgattatttggatgattttaataatataacgattatgaaaaattaagttgagattgctcctacaaaacaccacacatttagtttgacagataaaatcggatgcggcgtccgacgaaatcaattttttttgattccgtcgtacgacgaaatcgcacgtccgacgttatctgtcaaattccatctaaattttgacaggccttccgataaaatcgcatccgatggagctcAGACTCGGGCCTAAGTCGAGAAAGTCATTTGTCGGATACAGACGGTCCACGAAATAaactacaggcggtccccgagatacacggtacctcttatacgcggattcggagatacgcggttttctaaatttgacaattctttgagcaaattgtactgatttgacacatcaattgcaaattgccaaataatttccgttttgatcgaatgttaaaaactatttcaaaaggtttaaaacagttattttcagtcagaatcatatcaaataattcacaaAGTGACTAAAaacgccccctacttgcaaaattacacgaaaatttgtgatattttagctggaaatcacgagattcgacttacgcggaaattcgagatacgcggtattttgcggccgttttcggtccccattaaccgtgtatctcggggaccgcctgtattaatgaggaccgaaaacggccacaaaaaaaccgcgtatctcgaattttcGCGTAAGCCGAGTTCCTCGTTTTCTAgcttaaacattaaaaataataatgatatagCTATCACTTGAAGTGATAGGTTGCAGCtagcaaattatttttttaatttttatgtacaatgttatacagggtttcccatgatttattggtcagttcccatgattttttggtaagttctcacgatttttttatcgtgtttcatagatttttggttcgttcctgTTATGTTTGACACTTTTGCTTTTATTCCAAACACTTCTAAAcgaacaataataaataaaagacaCAATGAACAAACAATTAACACTTTAAAACCGCAAGTGCGgtggccgcgcaccagccgcaccgagcgcccctgccgagagctcctgctcgatcggccttcgtgcacactctgcctcggcgctcggcacacactaagccttgcacgcttagtgtgtgcgacagtgtgcgtgtacacactgttgtCCCCCTGGACATtaaccggtggcagcgcaactgccacgacaagtccaggggtcggcacgcacggctgcccacaacagttctcataatttattggtattttccgattggatatcaatacaattggaccaacaaattctgggaaatggccaaaaaatcgtgggaacgcaccaaaaaaatatgggaacccacacaaaattgatgggaaccaatagtgggaaaccctgtaactgTTGTGATATGTGATCGAAATGAAGTGacaccaaggtggatttaaaaatatcaggtggtggactctagtgcattttgacaattcgtcacttgacgtaaggtccccaggattcaacctttgtttacatttattaaatttgttcatataatttatctaccccatttttccgattaaatattctttaaaaatatagttTGGACTtcgcgagttcttatttaatattaaaacatggattaaagtgtgttattttgtgtcaTTCCGCGAATtaattctataattcattgtgttttcgacatttttgatgataaaaactgagaaatcattatttttttcaattttcacattaattcctcattatctacgagccgcatggacaatttacgtgagattagaactcttactcacatgatattaaatttcgtgcataaacaaatcatcaaatcttttgttaatgtatctcattttttcgatgaaaccaatagacacacaaaaatgctcatcataacaaagaaatctgttctatttgctaggctttgtgtgcggaaaccaatggttaacggttctaaaatgacgtaaagtccctcaactatggcgacccctcAAAGACCcttatccaccacctgatatttttaatccaccttgagtGACACCGAGAACAGCTAGCATGCGACTACACAGTTTTATTGAAATCAGAGTGTATACCAAGGTgtaataaatgacaaggttAAGTTGtttagagcaaaatgacatttctcgacttgacacatctcttccgggggctccggtataaaaatcggggagggctggtgcggggtaatgaaatttg encodes the following:
- the LOC1268847 gene encoding serine/threonine-protein kinase fused isoform X3, with the protein product MNKYVLSDLIGEGSFGKVYKAVEKASGDTVAIKIINKRGRSGRELKGLRGECEIQRNLKHPNIIHFEPACYYAYWQDSAA
- the LOC1268847 gene encoding serine/threonine-protein kinase fused isoform X1, producing MNKYVLSDLIGEGSFGKVYKAVEKASGDTVAIKIINKRGRSGRELKGLRGECEIQRNLKHPNIIRMLDSFETHNEIVVVTEYAKTDLHSLLRAGSLEEQKTQRITFNLVSALYYLHSHRILHRDLKPQNILLDRKMCAKLCDFGFARNMTMGTHVLTSIKGTPLYMAPELLEAKPYDHHADLWSLGCIIYEMLAGEPPFSSTSMIHLVRLIRNQYIKWPSYLTSNCISFIQGLLERDPIKRMSWATILQHPFVKGHILTLDENNPQSPFTHSLTASQSRENNNQLTNIIESTKIWQNISNEEDLTTSKDSIKVILQSDFEYQETDTDDCATNIPLENCLFSSLSNAANRNETVYGKSVYDMTADEQKVKKIQLLENPNLIVNCFNDNFPIIRLRPPLPLASVTVPNSDFSQLQTSREYVKQHVRSQELGMRKLSQSIDNFSMRIESELQATKRNSIALGMSYISITTKEEEQKRIEKNTPSLLPGWDSCDESQNPPIENEEWLAFLQRSIQEVLDGELESLKQQNFVCIIVAPLRNRRASAKVVENVAHLLSLPLTINTPPTILRDIVNVYGELKLVPNLVYASKLLCNKLYYEDSSTSESQPGIKPSRQSICSIRQLSALDNDEIKTLIAVYDLMCYLIHMGDIFLNQFCDAIEILGAKELFVNLIAVVHVNEAYVRLVCSLLALLNCALRELPENAEIIEQIIFHENVNFMTLLKHDNAVLRLRTCMLLRILARFSCLALQKRWTIDIKHNLEELILDENVYVKKEAMLAIGELKYLSCVTTEIC
- the LOC1268847 gene encoding serine/threonine-protein kinase fused isoform X2, giving the protein MNKYVLSDLIGEGSFGKVYKAVEKASGDTVAIKIINKRGRSGRELKGLRGECEIQRNLKHPNIIRMLDSFETHNEIVVVTEYAKTDLHSLLRAGSLEEQKTQRITFNLVSALYYLHSHRILHRDLKPQNILLDRKMCAKLCDFGFARNMTMGTHVLTSIKGTPLYMAPELLEAKPYDHHADLWSLGCIIYEMLAGEPPFSSTSMIHLVCLSVIPSSV